One Nocardia huaxiensis genomic window, CCGCTATCGCGGCGAACCCGGACGCCACGGTCGCCTCCGTAATCGAGCGAACCGACCGAAGGGACACGCGCGGAAGGACTCTCGCGGACTGGGGCCGAACCGTCGATCCCGCCGCCCCCGCGATCACCGCGGCGGGCGAGACCATCGACTACCGTGACTTCGACGCTCGGGCGAATCGCCTTGCGCGCCTGCTCATCACACAGGGCGTCGGGCCCGAGACCGTGGTCGCGGCGGCCATGCCCCGCACCGTGGATTCGGTGATCGCCGCGCACGCGATCATCCGGGCAGGTGGCGTGTACCTGCCGGTGGATCCCGAACAGCCCGCCCAGCGGATCGCGCAAATCCTCGAAACCGCTGCTCCCGCACTGGTTCTCCGCACGCTCGACGGTCTGGCGAGCGGCGGTTTCTCGGACGCGCCCGTCACCGACGCGGAGCGCCGCGCGCCACTGCGCCCCGGCAATACCGCCTACCTGCTGTTCACCTCCGGCTCCACCGGCGTCCCCAAGGGCGTGACCGTCACCCACGCGGCCATCGTGAACACCTTCGACTGGCTCCAGCGCCGCCAGAGTTTCGGCCCCGGAGACACCGTGCTGTACCGCACCCCGGCGATCTTCGACGCGTCCCTGCTGGAACTGTTCCTGCCGTTGCACGTCGGCGCGCGCATCGTGCTGACCCGCGAGAACGGCCACAAGGACCCGTACTACCAGGCCGAACTCATGCGCGACGAGCAGGTGACCGTGGTCCAGATGACCACGTCCATGCTCACCGTGCTCGCCGAGGAGACCGACCTGTCCGGCTGTACCGCGCTGCGCTGTGTGATCACCGGCGGCGAGGCGCTGCCCCCGGCGACCGCGCACCGCGTGCGTGCCCTGACCAGTGCGAGCGTGAACAACCTGTACGGCCCGACCGAGGCCGCCGTGGCGCTCACCTACCACGAGACCACCGACCTCGATACCGGATCCGTGCCGATCGGCAAGCCCGCCAATGGATCCGGCGTCCGCGTGCTCGACGAACGCCTGCGCCCGGTCGCGGCGGGAACCATCGGCGAGCTCTACCTGACGGGCGAGCAGCTGGCGCGCGGCTACCTGGCCCGCCCCGACCTGAGCTGTGCCGCCTTCATCGCCGACCCGTACGACCACGGTGCCCGCATGTACCGCACCGGCGACCTGGTGAAGTGGAACCCCGACGGCGAGCTGGAGTACGTCGGCCGCAGCGACAGCCAGATCAAACTACGCGGCCAGCGCATCGAACTCGGCGATATCGAAGCGGCCCTGCTGGGCTGCGCCGGCGTCGCCCAGGCGGTCGTGCTGCTGCGCGAGGACACCCCGGGCGATCAGCGCCTGGTCGCCTATCTCATCGCCCGCTCCGGCATCACCGTCGACACCGAGGCAGTCGCGGACGAGCTGCGAAATACGCTGCCCGCGTACATGATTCCATCGGCATACCTGGTGCTCGACGAGATCCCGCGCACGGCCAGCGAGAAGATCGACCGCAAGGCTCTGCCCGCACCGGCTGCTGCGGCAGTGGCTCCCGGAATGCGGGACGGTGCGGGAGCGGAGGTTGTCCGCGAGGTCGGCGATCAACCCAGCCCCGTCATTCCGGCGTGTTCTTGGCCGGAATCCACCCAGTCCGGCGCGGTCGCTGCGGGAGTGGATCCCGGCCACAAGCACGCCGGGATGACGAGGGTGGCGGCTCTGTGCGACGCGATGGCCGCGGTGCTGGCGGTCGACGACATCGGCGCGGAGGATGACTTCTTCGCTGCCGGAGGGCATTCGCTGACCGCCGTCCGGCTGGTCGGCAGGCTGCGCCGGGCGGGGTTCGCGGTGGTGCTCGATGATGTCTTCGCCGCGCCGACCCCGCGTGCGCTGGCCACCCGTATCGCCGAGCTCGAGAGCTCACACGCCGACAGCGACAGCGGCGCGGAAGGGCTTGCGCTGCTGGGAAGTCGGCTCGACCATGTGCTGACAGTGCGCGCGAGTGGGACCGGCTCGCCCCTGTTCTGTGTGCATCCGGTGGGCGGCACGGCCTGGCAGTTCGGGCCGCTGGCTCGGCTGTTGCGCGCGGATCGGCCGATCATCGGGCTTCAGCTCCCGACGTTGAGCGACAAAGGCTTCCACGCCGAATCACTGGACGAGTTGGCGCGGCACTACCTGGCGACCATTCGCGGCATCCAGCCGCACGGCCCGTATCACCTGCTCGGATATTCGCTGGGCGGCAATATCGTTCACGCGATGGCGGCGCTGCTCGAGGCCGAGGGGGAGTCGATCGCCTATGTCGGGCTGATCGATTCGCATCCGCTGGCCAATCTCACCGATCGGGCCACCCGCGCACTGTCGGACCCCGCTGAGCTGGATCGACTGATTCCGGAAATGCCCGGTGACGCACCGGAACTGGCGGATGCCATCCGCACCGCGGCCACCGCGCTGCTCGGCATGGTCACCCGCTCCGGCGCACCGGACTATCGCGGCCGGATGGCCCTGTTCGCCGCCGATGACGGCACCGTGCCCGCCCGCACCCGCGCTCAGCTCGACGGCTGGCTCGCCGTGGACGCCCGCCTGGTGGTCCGGCGGCTGCCCTATTCGCACTTCGACATCGTGTCCCCCACCGGGTGGACCGAGGTCGCCGCGTTGCTCGACGCCGATCCCGCGATCGGCGCCTGAGCGTTCCCCCAACAAGAAAGAAAGTAACCCCTGCAATGTCGCTGTACCGCATGACGGCTCGCGTGCGCGCCGCCGTCGCCCTGCTGATTCTCGCGCTCGTCGCGGTGGTCGCGGGCTGTAGCAGTTCCACCACCGACGATTCGGGCAAGTCCGGTACCCGGGAGGTGCAGACCGAAAAGGGCGCGATCACCGTGCCCGCCGACCCGCAGCGCATCGTCGTCCTCAATGGCTCGCTCGCCGGATACCTCTACGACCTCGGTGCGAAGGTGAAGGCCGCGGACCCGCGGGTGCTGGGCGTGACCCTGAAGCCGGGGGAGTTCCCGTCCGCCTGGTCGGCCGACGCGCAGGCGCAGGGCACCGTGGTGGTGCCCTCCGGTGACAATCTCAATCTGGAGTTCATCGCCGCGCAGCAGCCGGATCTGATCATCGGCGGCGGCCAGGGCTACCCGGGCCAGCAGACCATCGACAGCTACGACAAGCTGACCGCCATCGCCCCGACCGTGCTGATCTCCGCCAAGCTCACCAACTGGCAGGACATGCTGAAGGCCGTGGCCGACGGGGTCAACCAGTCGGCGAAGGTGGACGGGCTGATCAGCAAGTACAACGACAAGGTCGAGCAGGTCAAGGCGAGCATCAAGGTGCCGCAGGGCGCGGTGTCGGTGTACCAGTCCCGCAAGGACAACAAGCCGACGCTCATCGCTCCCGTCACCCCGCTGGCCGGGCTGCTGACCGAGGTCGGCTTCACCGTCGACGACAAGGTGGAGGCCAAGGCGGGCAACCCGACTCGCGCCGCCGCCGCGGACTGGGTGGTGTTCAGCCCCGAACTGCTCACCACCGTGGTGGACGCGCCCGGCCTGTTCGTGATCACGCTCGACGGCGGTCGCACCATCGATCAGCTGAAGACCGATCCGATCATGGCCAAGCTGCCCGCCTTCCAGGCCGGCAAGGTGTACGAGCTGCCCGCCACCAGCCAGCGCCCCGACTACCGCAATGCCATGGCCACCCTCGACCTGCTCGGGGAGCGCTTCAAGTGACAGCGGTCGGCGGCCTGCTCATCGACACCTCGCCGCTGCGGGCGAGCCGGGAATTCCGGTGCGCCTTCGCGGCCCGGCTGGTGTCGGTGCTCGGGATCGGCCTGCTCATGGTGGCCCTGCCCGTGCAGGTCTACCAGCTCACCGGATCGTCCCTGCACGTCGCCGGCGTCACCACGGTCACCGCGGTCGCCCTGTTCGCCGGTTCGCTGGCGGGCGGGGTGATCGCGGACCGGTACGACCGGCGCACCGTCATTCAATGGTCGCGCAGCGCAGCGGGTTTCGGCTTTCTCGCGCTCGGGATCAATGCCCTGCTGCCGGAGCCGCAACTGGCCGTCATCTACGCCGCGGGCGTGGTGGACGGTCTCGCGGGCGGGGTCAGCGGGTCGGCGATGATGGCCCTGGTGCCCATGCTGGTCGGCCGCGAGAAGGTGGCCGCCGCAGGTGCGCTGACCGCGCTGACCTCCGATCTGGGCACCATGATCACCCCGGCCGTCGCCGGGCTGCTCATCGCGAAAACCGGTGTCGGAGCGGCGTATTTCATCACCGCCGCCGCCACCGTCGCCACCGTGACGCTGATTCGTGCACTCGGGCCGCAACCGCCGCCCGCCCGCGACATTCAGCATCCGCTGCGGGAACTCGCCATCGGCATCCGATTCGCCATGCAGCACAGGGTTATTCGAGCGGCCCTTGTGACCGGCCTGATCGCCATGCTGGTGAGCGGGCCGCTGGTGCTGCTGCCGGCGCTGGCCGAACACGAATTGGGTGCGGGGGAAACGACTCTCGGCCTGCTCTACGCCGCACCCGGTGCGGGCGCAGTGCTCGGATCGTTGACCAGTGGCTGGATCGGCCGCAGCAGCACACCCGGTCGCGCCCTGCTGATCTCGCTGGCGCTCATGCCGATCGGCGTGATCGTGGCCGGACTGGTGCCGAACGCCGCCGTGGTCTTCCTCGGTCTGGCCGGGTTCGGTACGGCCCGCGCCATCAGCATGGTGCTGCGCTTCACCGTCCTACAGCAGCACGCGCCCGACGAACTGCGCGGCCGCGTGTCCGGCCTGCTCATGGTGCAGGCCGTCACCGGCACCGCCGTCGGCTCCATGGTGGCGGGCATCGTCGGCCAATTCTTCGCGCCCGGAACCGCTCTCGTGGTCTACGGGCTGTCCGTACTGGTACTCGGCGCGGTGACGGCGCTCGCCGCCGCGCCCCTGTTGGGAAAGGAGAAGCCCTGATGGATCGTGCCGCCTACGCCGAACGCATCGACGAGGTGCTCTCGGGTGAGCACGGGGCCAAGGTCGGCTATCCGATCGGACTGTGTGATGTGGAGGTGGCCCGCACCGTGCAGGTGGGGGCCGGACTGCTGCGCATCACCTTCACCGGGGAGGACCTCGCCGGATTCCACAGCTATGTGCCGGATGAGCATGTGCGCCTGATATTTCCGGATGACGAGGGCGTATTGCGCCTGCCGAAGAAGGACGGGCTGTCGCTGGAATGGGGTTCGCCGCGACCGGTCTCACGCGAGTACACCGTGCGCCGGTTCAGTAAGGAGGATCGCGAACTCGATATCGACTTCGCCATCCACCCGGGCGGCCTCGCCTCCGACTGGGCGCTGAAGGTGAAGCCCGGCAGCAGGATTCATATCGCGGGACCACCCGGGGGCGTCGTGGTCCCCAAGACCTACGACAAGTACCTGCTGGCCGGTGACCTCACCGCCCTGCCCGCCATCGCGCGCTGGCTGGAATGGCTGCCGCGCGAGGCCGCCGGATGGGCGGTCATCGAGGTGCGCGGCCCGGAAGAGGAGATCGAGATCGACGCCCCCGCCGGTGTCGAGGTGCACTGGGTGCATCGCGGTGACGCCGAAGCCGGGACCGGCGACGCCTTCGAGAAGACGTTGCGGGCCATCGAACCCGTTGCCGGAGAACGGCTCTACGTGTGGCTGGCCGGTGAGGCGGGGGTGCTCAAGCCGCTGCGTAGCTGGGTGCGCACCGACCTCGGCGTCGGCCCGAAGGACAGCCTGATCGCCGGGTATTGGAAGCGCGGCATCGCCGATTACGACCGAGACGAGTGAGGACGACCATGACCGACGAGAACACCGCCCTGGCCGACCGCGTGATCGCCGATGTGGCAACGGCGCTGGGCGTGGATCCGGCCGAACTGACCGGCGACGCCAACCTGCTCGACGCCGGACTGGATTCGGTGCGCATCATGTCGCTGGTGGAGAAGTGGCGCGCCGCGGGCTACGAGCACATCGACTTCCCCACGCTGGCTTCCGATCCCGTGCTGAGCTCCTGGATCGAAGCGCTCTCATGAGGAGTGGTGGTGCGGCGGTGTCTGAATCGTCTTCCGATGCCGCCGCGTCACTTTTCAAGTCACTTCAGGTGTGCGCCTTCGGCGAGCAACCGCCGCAGTTCCTTGCGGCTGGTCTTGCCCACGCCGGTCTCCGGGAACTCGTCCACGACGACCACCGAGTCCGGCATCTTCCAGGCCGCCACACCGCGCTCGCGCACGAAGGCGCGCACGGTGGTCAGCGTGGGCTTGTGCGCCGGATCGGCGGGCTGGACGAAGGCGGAGATGCGCTGTCCGAGCACCGGATCCGGGGAGCCGATGATGATGACGTCGCGGATGCCGGGATGCTCCAGCAGGTGGGCTTCGAGCTCCTCGGCGGAGACCTTCTCGCCGCCGCGGTTCACCCAGTCGCCGGCGCGGCCCTGCACCACCAGATTGCCGTCCGGGCGGATGCGCACGATATCGCCGGTGCGGTACCAGCCGTCGGCGGTGAAGCTGCGGGCATTGGCCTCCGCATTGTCGAAGTAGCCGCGAATCGTGTACGGGCCCTGCGTGATCAGATTGCCGTCGGCGCCCGGCGGCACCTCGTTTCCCTCGTCGTCGACGGCCTTGAACTCGTCGAATTCCGACATGGGGCGGCCCTGGGTCGCGATCACCACCTCGATCGGATCATCCAGGCGCGTATAGCAAACCAGGCCCTCGGCCATGCCGAACACCTGCTGGAGCGTCACGCCGAGCGCCGGGCCGACGCGCCGCGCCAGCTCCTCCTGGCAGCGCGCGCCGCCGACCTGCACCACGCGCAGGCTGGAAAGGTCCGGCGTATCGCCCTTTTCGGCGCGTTCCACCCACAGTCGCGCCAGCGGCGGCACCAGACCGGTGATGGTCACCCCGAACTTCTCGATGGCGGCGAACGCGGTGGCCGGGGTCGGATCCGGGGTCATGGCCACGGTGCCGCCCGCCCACAGCGCACCGAGAATGCCCGGCGAACTCATCGGAAAGTTGTGTGCGACAGGCAGAGTCGCCAGGTACACGGTGTCGGCGTCGAGCTCGCAGAGCTCCGCGCTGCGCCGCACGCTGAACAGATAGTCGTCGTGGGTGCGGGGGATGAGCTTCGGAATTCCGGTGCTGCCACCGGACAGTTGCAGGAAGGCCACCTCGCTCGCATCGAGCATGGGCAGTTCACCGGGCTCGTCCCGGAACTCGGCGAGATCCCGTGCGCCCTCCGGCAGGGCGGCTGCGGCGTCGTCGGTGACCACCAGGATGTGCCGCAGCGAATCCACCTGCGCACGAACCGCATCCGCCAGCGCCGCGTAGTCGAACCGCTGGTGCATCCCGCAGGTGATCACGGCGGTGGCCGCGCTGGCGGTGGCGATCGGCACCAGCTCCGCCTGCCGATGCGCGGGCAGGCAGAACACCGGCAGCGCACCCAGCCGGAACAGCGCGAAGATCACCTCCACGAATTCGGCGCGATTGGGCAGCTGCACGAGAACCCGGTCTCGCCGGGCGATTCCGAGTCGCGCCAGCCCGGTGGCGAGCGAGCGCGAGCGCCGATCGAGTTCGGCATAGGTCCAGCGATGCGTGTCGTCGACGACGGCAATGGCCTGCGGAGTGGCGGCGGCCCGCGCGGTCAGCAGGTCGCCGAAGGTCTTTCCGGTCCAGCAGCCGAGTTCGCGATAGCGCTGCGCCGCGGCCTCCGGCCACGGTGTGAAGCCCGTGAGCACGGTCGATGGCATTGTGGGACACCTCTTTTCGGGGGAATGATCGGCGCTCCCCGGATGCGGGAAGAATGGAGCGCCCCACATTCTTATCAGGTTAGGCTAACCTTATGCGCATGATCGATTCGGTTGAGCGCGTGGTCGTCGTCACCGGGGCGGCAGCGGGCATCGGAGCAGCGACGGCCGCCGCCCTCGCACCCGGCGCACGAGCACTGGCACTGTGGGATCGCGATCCGCAGGTTCATGCGGTGGCGAACGAAATCGCCCGGCGCACAGGAGTATCCGTGTCCGCCACGGAAGTGGACGTGGCCGACCGGAAGTCGGTGCACGACGCCTTCGACCGGCTCACCGCCGAGCACGGCCGGGTCGACGCGCTGGCGCACGCCGCAGGCGTCATGGATCCCGGTGCCGCGCTGGAGATCACCTCCGAAGCCTGGCAGCGCAGCTTCGCCGTCAATGCCACGGGCACCATGCACGTCATCCAGCGCGCCGCCCGCGATATGGCTGCCGCCGGACGGGGAGCCATCGTGGTCGTCTCCTCGAATGCGGCGAGCACACCCCGCCTGGGAATGGCGGCCTACTGCGCGTCCAAAGCCGCGGCCACCGCCTACACCCGCGCCCTGGCCCTTCAGGTCGCGCCCCACGGCGTACGCGTCAACCTCGTCTCCCCGGGTTCCACCGATACCGCCATGCTGCGCGGCCTGTACGTCGCCGCAGAGACGGAGCGCGCGGAGGCGGCGGCCGTCGTCCCCGGGCCGCTCGACTCGGCCGCGCAGGCGAGTCTGCTGCACGGCGATCCGGAGGGGTTCCGGCTCGGAATCCCCCTGCGGCGCATCGCCGATCCCACCGACATCGCTGCGGCCGTGCGCTTCCTGCTCTCTGACGAAGCGCGTCACATCACCATGCATGACCTGCGCGTCGATGGCGGCGCGACGCTCGACATGTGAATCCCCCGGCTGCCGTCCGCGATTTACGGGCGCAGCCGCCCGATGCCCGGCGTGCATCGGGTGTTCCGCGATCAGCCGTTGTCACTATCAGAAGGAGCCAAGATGGCGGGCGGAAGCCATTCCATCCCTACGGAACTCGCCGCAGCAGCGGAGCCGGATCCTGCCTTTATCCTCGCCCGGCCCTATCGGACCGTGGTCGCGCGCGGGGCCGGGCGTACCTTCCGCTCACCGGCGGAAGCGGTCAGTGCGATGCGCGGCGGCGAGGTCAGCCACATTGTCGGTGCGCTGCCTTTCGCCCCCGGCGCGCCCGTCGCCCTGTGGTCGCCGGAGTCGGTATCGGTGGAAGAGGCCGCGTACGGGGCTTCGGCTGCGGCCCGACCGGCATTCGAATTCGCTGCGGCACTACCGGATCCGGAGGTGCATGTGCGGCGGGTGGCCGAAGCGGTTCGGCTGCTGCGGGATCCGGCGCATCCGATTCGGAAGGTGGTGCTGGCCCGCTCTATTCGGGCTCTGGCGGCGCAGCGTGTGCGGCCGGTGGAGATCCTCGATCGGCTGGTGTCGACCGATCCGATGGGCAATGGCTTTCTCGTGGACCTCTCCGCCGCGGGCGGGCGGTTCGCCGGACGGCACCTGGTCGGGTCCAGTCCGGAGATTCTGGTCCGACGGGACGGCGCGGAGGTGCTGAGTTATCCGCTGGCCGGGTCGGCGCGGCGCAATCCGGAGGATGAGCGGGTGGATCGGGAGGTCGCGCGGACACTGCTCGGGTCGTCGAAGGATCAGCACGAGCATCGGTATGTGGTCGATCAGGTGAGCGCGGTGCTGCGTGATCGCTGCGCCGAAGTGCACACGCCCGCACCGGAACTCACCAGCACCCCGGAAATGTGGCATCTCGGGACGCCGATCACCGCCACCGTGCGCGCCGACGGGCCGTCGGCACTGGAACTGGCGGCGGCACTGCATCCGACACCCGCGATCTGCGGGACGCCCACCGCCGAGGCCGCCCGGCTCATCACCGAACTCGAAGGTGACCGCGGCTTCTACGCGGGCGCGGTCGGCTGGTGCGATGCCGACGGCAATGGTGAATGGATGGTCAGCATCCGCTGCGCCGAACTCGCCGCCGACGGCCGCAGCCTGCTCGCGCACGCGGGCGGCGGCATCGTCGCCGAATCCGATCCCGCCGCCGAATTGGCCGAGACCACCGCCAAATTCCAGCGCATCCTGCGCCCGCTCGGCATTTCCCTCCCGGTCACGGTCGCCTGATCGGCTGCCCGACACCGCTTTCCGGCCATCGGCCGACGTCACCAACGCATACGACGAACCGGAGCTACCCCGTGCCCATCCCCCCGATCGCGCCCTACGCCATGCCCACCCTGGACGAGGTGGCCGGCAATCAGGTGCCGTGGACCGTCGAACCGGCCCGCACCGCCCTGCTCATCCACGATATGCAGCAGTACTTCCTGTCGGCCTACGACGCCGAGCAGGAACCCGCACGCACGCTGATCGCCAATATCGCGCGACTGCGAAACCGCTGCCACGAGTTGGGAATTCCGGTGATCTACACCATGCAGCCGGGCAACCAGCACCCCTCGCGGCGCGGCATCCTCGCCGACTTCTGGGGGACCGGCATGCAGCACGGCCCCGACACCGAGGTGATCGCCGAACTGCGCCCGGACGAGCGCGACATCCAGGTCACCAAATGGCGGTACTCGGCCTTTCAGCGCACCGACCTGCGGGAGCTGCTCGGCTACTACAACCGCGACCATCTCATGGTGACCGGCGTCTACACCCACATGGGCTGCATGCTCAGTGCCGCAGAGGCTTTCATGAGCGATGTGCGGCCGTTCCTGGCGCTGGACGCCACCGCCGACTTCAGCCGCGAGGAACACGTCATGGCGCTCAACTACACCGCGCGGCGCTGCGGCGCGGTGCTGACCACCGCCGAGCTGCTGCGTCAGCTCGACGGTGCGCAGATCCCCGCGCAGGCCGCGTCGTAGTCGGCTACATCCGTGCCGGCGCGGCGATTCCCAGCAGATCCAGACCCGTCTCGAGGACGCGGGCCGTGAGATCGGTGAGCGCCAAACGACTCTCGCGCAGGGCCGGGGTCTCGGCCTTCAGGATCGGGCACTTCTCGTAGAAGCCGGTGAAGGTCGTCGCGACGCCGAACAGATAGTGCGCCAGGCGATGGAACTCCAGGGTCTCCACCACATCGGCCAGGACATCCGGGAAGCTCAGCAGTTCCAAGGCCAGTGCGCGTTCGGCGGTCTCGGTGATCAGCACCGGGGAGCCGTCGCGCACCGGGGCCACATCCCCGCGCCGGAAGACGCTCTTGATCCGGGCGTGCGCGTACTGGAGGTAGGGCGCGGTATTGCCGTCGAGCGCCAGCATGCGGTCGAAGTCGAAGACGTAGTCGCGCACGCGATCGGTGGACAGGTCGGCGTACTTGACCGCACCCATGCCGACCTGTTCGGCGATCTCCGTGCGGATCGCCGCCGCCAGATCCGGATTTTTCTCCGAGACAACGGTATTGGCGCGGTCGACGGCCTCGCCGAGCAGGTCGACGAGTTTGAACGTGCCCCCGGCGCGGCTGCGCAGCACCTTGCCGTCCGCGCCCAGCACGGAGCCGAATCCGACGTGCTCCGCCCGGGCCTGCGAGGTGAGCCACCCGGCGGCGCGGGCGGTGGCGAACACCATCTCGAAGTGCTGCCGCTGCGGTACGCCCACCACGTACAGCAGCCGGGTGGCGTCCAGATCGCGGAGCCGGTTGCGGATGGCGGCGAGATCGGTTGCCGCATAACCGAAACCACCATCGGACTTCTGCACGATCAAGGGCAGCGGGGTGCCGTCGCGCCCGGTGAACCCCTCCGGGAAAACACATTTCGCGCCATCGCTGATCTGGATGAGCCCGAGCTTGTCGAGTTCCTCGACCACCGGCTGCAATTCGTCGTTGTAGGCGGATTCGCCGACGAAATCGGCGTCGGTCAACCGCACCCCGAGCAGTTCGTACACCGAGACGAAGTACCGCTTGGATTCTCCGACGAGCAGGTGCCACAGCCGCAGCGTCGCCTCGTCCCCGCCCTGCAACAGCACGACCCGCTGCCGTGCCCGCTCCTTGAAGCCGTCGTCGGCATCGAACTTCCGGCGCGCGGCGGTGTAGAAGCCGTTCAGATCGCCGACCGAGAGTTCGTGGGCCGCTTCACCCTCCCCGATATCGAGCAGGTGCTCGATGAGCATGCCGAAGGGCGTTCCCCAGTCGCCCAGGTGATTCCGCTTGATCACCCGGTGCCCGGCCCATTCCAGCACGCGCACGGCCGCATCCCCGATCACGGTCGACCGCAGATGCCCCACATGCATTTCCTTGGCCACATTCGGCGCGGAGTAGTCGACGACCACGGTGTCGGGCCGTGCGGCGCGCGGTACGCCGATCCGGTCGTCGGCCAGCGCGGCACCGGCCAGCGCGCCGATCACCTCATCGGCGAGCGTGAGGTTGATGAATCCCGGGCCCGATACCTCGGCGGCGCTGACCACACCGGACAGATCCGCCTCGGCGAGAATGCGATCCGCCAGCTCTCGCGGATCGGCTCCCAGTCGTCGCGCCAGCGCCAGCGTGCCATTGGCCTGGTAGTCCGCATGCTGCGAACGCTGCACGATCGGATCGACGGGTACGCCTGCCACAGTGCCGAAGGCCGGCGTCAGACGATCCCGCAAGAGTTGGCTGGGAGTCTTCATAGCCCAGAACCCTAGTGAGTCCCTCGGCGCGGGTCGCGTGTTTATTGCGCGGCGAGACGCTCGAGCGCGGCGAGGGCTGCGGCGGTGGAAGCCTCCTCGGCGGGCAGCAGCGGGAGCCGGACCGTCGGGGTCGGAATCCGGCCCTGTGCTGCCAGAACGGCTTTGATGACGGTGGGATTGGGCTCGGCGAACAGGGCCGTGGCGATCGGGGCCAGGCGGTTGCTCAGGTCGCGGGCCTTGCCGATCGGGCCGTCCTGCC contains:
- a CDS encoding isochorismate synthase; its protein translation is MAGGSHSIPTELAAAAEPDPAFILARPYRTVVARGAGRTFRSPAEAVSAMRGGEVSHIVGALPFAPGAPVALWSPESVSVEEAAYGASAAARPAFEFAAALPDPEVHVRRVAEAVRLLRDPAHPIRKVVLARSIRALAAQRVRPVEILDRLVSTDPMGNGFLVDLSAAGGRFAGRHLVGSSPEILVRRDGAEVLSYPLAGSARRNPEDERVDREVARTLLGSSKDQHEHRYVVDQVSAVLRDRCAEVHTPAPELTSTPEMWHLGTPITATVRADGPSALELAAALHPTPAICGTPTAEAARLITELEGDRGFYAGAVGWCDADGNGEWMVSIRCAELAADGRSLLAHAGGGIVAESDPAAELAETTAKFQRILRPLGISLPVTVA
- the entS gene encoding enterobactin transporter EntS; its protein translation is MTAVGGLLIDTSPLRASREFRCAFAARLVSVLGIGLLMVALPVQVYQLTGSSLHVAGVTTVTAVALFAGSLAGGVIADRYDRRTVIQWSRSAAGFGFLALGINALLPEPQLAVIYAAGVVDGLAGGVSGSAMMALVPMLVGREKVAAAGALTALTSDLGTMITPAVAGLLIAKTGVGAAYFITAAATVATVTLIRALGPQPPPARDIQHPLRELAIGIRFAMQHRVIRAALVTGLIAMLVSGPLVLLPALAEHELGAGETTLGLLYAAPGAGAVLGSLTSGWIGRSSTPGRALLISLALMPIGVIVAGLVPNAAVVFLGLAGFGTARAISMVLRFTVLQQHAPDELRGRVSGLLMVQAVTGTAVGSMVAGIVGQFFAPGTALVVYGLSVLVLGAVTALAAAPLLGKEKP
- a CDS encoding ABC transporter substrate-binding protein; its protein translation is MTARVRAAVALLILALVAVVAGCSSSTTDDSGKSGTREVQTEKGAITVPADPQRIVVLNGSLAGYLYDLGAKVKAADPRVLGVTLKPGEFPSAWSADAQAQGTVVVPSGDNLNLEFIAAQQPDLIIGGGQGYPGQQTIDSYDKLTAIAPTVLISAKLTNWQDMLKAVADGVNQSAKVDGLISKYNDKVEQVKASIKVPQGAVSVYQSRKDNKPTLIAPVTPLAGLLTEVGFTVDDKVEAKAGNPTRAAAADWVVFSPELLTTVVDAPGLFVITLDGGRTIDQLKTDPIMAKLPAFQAGKVYELPATSQRPDYRNAMATLDLLGERFK
- a CDS encoding (2,3-dihydroxybenzoyl)adenylate synthase encodes the protein MPSTVLTGFTPWPEAAAQRYRELGCWTGKTFGDLLTARAAATPQAIAVVDDTHRWTYAELDRRSRSLATGLARLGIARRDRVLVQLPNRAEFVEVIFALFRLGALPVFCLPAHRQAELVPIATASAATAVITCGMHQRFDYAALADAVRAQVDSLRHILVVTDDAAAALPEGARDLAEFRDEPGELPMLDASEVAFLQLSGGSTGIPKLIPRTHDDYLFSVRRSAELCELDADTVYLATLPVAHNFPMSSPGILGALWAGGTVAMTPDPTPATAFAAIEKFGVTITGLVPPLARLWVERAEKGDTPDLSSLRVVQVGGARCQEELARRVGPALGVTLQQVFGMAEGLVCYTRLDDPIEVVIATQGRPMSEFDEFKAVDDEGNEVPPGADGNLITQGPYTIRGYFDNAEANARSFTADGWYRTGDIVRIRPDGNLVVQGRAGDWVNRGGEKVSAEELEAHLLEHPGIRDVIIIGSPDPVLGQRISAFVQPADPAHKPTLTTVRAFVRERGVAAWKMPDSVVVVDEFPETGVGKTSRKELRRLLAEGAHLK
- a CDS encoding phosphopantetheine-binding protein, giving the protein MTDENTALADRVIADVATALGVDPAELTGDANLLDAGLDSVRIMSLVEKWRAAGYEHIDFPTLASDPVLSSWIEALS
- a CDS encoding SDR family oxidoreductase, with translation MRMIDSVERVVVVTGAAAGIGAATAAALAPGARALALWDRDPQVHAVANEIARRTGVSVSATEVDVADRKSVHDAFDRLTAEHGRVDALAHAAGVMDPGAALEITSEAWQRSFAVNATGTMHVIQRAARDMAAAGRGAIVVVSSNAASTPRLGMAAYCASKAAATAYTRALALQVAPHGVRVNLVSPGSTDTAMLRGLYVAAETERAEAAAVVPGPLDSAAQASLLHGDPEGFRLGIPLRRIADPTDIAAAVRFLLSDEARHITMHDLRVDGGATLDM
- a CDS encoding siderophore-interacting protein, with translation MDRAAYAERIDEVLSGEHGAKVGYPIGLCDVEVARTVQVGAGLLRITFTGEDLAGFHSYVPDEHVRLIFPDDEGVLRLPKKDGLSLEWGSPRPVSREYTVRRFSKEDRELDIDFAIHPGGLASDWALKVKPGSRIHIAGPPGGVVVPKTYDKYLLAGDLTALPAIARWLEWLPREAAGWAVIEVRGPEEEIEIDAPAGVEVHWVHRGDAEAGTGDAFEKTLRAIEPVAGERLYVWLAGEAGVLKPLRSWVRTDLGVGPKDSLIAGYWKRGIADYDRDE
- a CDS encoding isochorismatase family protein, which produces MPIPPIAPYAMPTLDEVAGNQVPWTVEPARTALLIHDMQQYFLSAYDAEQEPARTLIANIARLRNRCHELGIPVIYTMQPGNQHPSRRGILADFWGTGMQHGPDTEVIAELRPDERDIQVTKWRYSAFQRTDLRELLGYYNRDHLMVTGVYTHMGCMLSAAEAFMSDVRPFLALDATADFSREEHVMALNYTARRCGAVLTTAELLRQLDGAQIPAQAAS